A genomic region of Rhodococcus pyridinivorans contains the following coding sequences:
- a CDS encoding helix-turn-helix domain-containing protein, producing the protein MGQNTLAGGVRRGPRLAANFTVLSNAVITDERLSFRARGVLVWLLSKPDDWRTRADSIAAQSPKEGRDAIRSALRELADLGYLVREKIQNELGQWITIQTIYERPVTDPAPENPTRGSADIGDSGALSSTDTPRTETNRTPRVAKTPLGPAVVELAAACRQAGLTATFVYLKPDAAAAIEALVATHGVPALVAAAKSVHRPGNPMRLAHGWLPLWRSLSTPRVLHPKCGDCDEYGWLPDDEQGRAVRCGCRAPAAA; encoded by the coding sequence GTGGGTCAGAATACCCTGGCCGGCGGCGTGCGTCGTGGACCGCGCCTTGCCGCCAACTTCACCGTCCTCAGCAATGCCGTCATCACCGACGAGCGGCTGTCCTTCCGCGCGCGGGGTGTGCTCGTCTGGTTGCTGTCCAAGCCCGACGACTGGCGCACCCGCGCCGACTCGATCGCGGCACAGTCACCGAAGGAAGGTCGCGACGCCATCCGCTCGGCATTGCGCGAGCTCGCAGACCTCGGCTATCTGGTGCGCGAGAAGATCCAGAACGAGCTCGGCCAGTGGATCACCATCCAGACCATCTACGAACGTCCCGTCACCGACCCGGCGCCTGAGAATCCGACGCGCGGCAGCGCGGACATCGGAGACTCAGGCGCTCTTTCAAGTACCGATACACCAAGGACGGAAACCAACCGCACACCGCGCGTCGCGAAGACACCGCTCGGTCCGGCGGTGGTCGAGCTTGCGGCAGCCTGCAGGCAGGCCGGGCTCACCGCGACCTTCGTCTACCTCAAACCCGATGCGGCAGCGGCGATCGAAGCACTCGTCGCCACACACGGCGTGCCGGCTCTGGTTGCGGCAGCGAAATCCGTGCACAGACCGGGCAATCCGATGCGACTGGCGCACGGATGGTTGCCGTTGTGGCGGTCGCTGTCGACGCCCCGTGTCCTCCACCCGAAGTGCGGCGACTGCGACGAGTACGGGTGGCTTCCCGATGACGAGCAGGGGCGTGCCGTGCGGTGCGGGTGTCGCGCGCCGGCTGCGGCCTGA
- a CDS encoding pyridoxamine 5'-phosphate oxidase family protein encodes MGSRYHHLAFGPEAVARQEAAGSIVAYGADLDEPDRGPQPLGDRELALVRESFQFHMATVTPSGWPYVQYRSGPVGFLHHLGGQTIGFADHRGNQQFVSVGNIADNGRVALFLADFPLKRRLKLFGTARVVDAEDDPQLLDRLRDLGDGRRISARCERSIVIEVEAFDWNCSRSLIPQYTDEAVRARIRPYIDEINDLRAEVDSLRTQLKAAREG; translated from the coding sequence ATGGGTTCGAGGTATCACCATCTGGCGTTCGGCCCGGAGGCGGTCGCGCGTCAGGAAGCTGCGGGCAGCATCGTTGCCTATGGTGCCGACCTCGACGAACCCGACCGAGGACCTCAGCCGTTGGGCGACCGGGAACTCGCTCTCGTACGCGAAAGCTTCCAGTTCCATATGGCGACGGTGACCCCGAGCGGATGGCCCTATGTCCAGTACCGCAGCGGACCCGTCGGGTTCCTGCACCACCTCGGTGGGCAGACGATCGGGTTCGCGGACCACCGAGGCAATCAACAATTCGTCTCGGTCGGGAACATCGCGGACAACGGAAGGGTCGCGCTGTTCCTCGCGGACTTTCCGCTGAAGAGACGGTTGAAGCTCTTCGGTACCGCGCGGGTGGTCGATGCGGAAGACGACCCGCAGCTTCTCGACCGGCTGCGCGATCTCGGCGACGGGCGGAGAATCTCGGCGCGATGCGAACGAAGCATCGTCATCGAGGTCGAGGCCTTCGACTGGAACTGCTCTCGGAGCTTGATCCCGCAGTACACCGACGAAGCGGTCCGCGCCCGGATCCGTCCCTACATCGACGAGATCAACGACCTCCGAGCCGAAGTGGATTCTCTTCGGACTCAGCTGAAGGCGGCACGCGAGGGCTGA
- a CDS encoding cutinase family protein, with translation MSRIDRRRTRTVGLLAAGLLTAGLSVAGPVGSASADPVRNCPERYVLAVDGTRGFETRDSIDPASPLAKISARFESPGTVVEHIRYPAVVVPLPGTGSHDDFDGIDDDGTIAYDRSKQIGHQRLRQTITVRHSTCPDSDLLVLGYSQGASIAGDVLAEIAADGSVPPERISGVLYSDPRDDRGVETLFPGPVAPGVTLGGGRNDFGEIHVERVCIEGDAICDGRTPEDGKDWLRENVTGYFQLHTKYPDYQP, from the coding sequence ATGTCCCGGATCGATCGCAGACGCACACGCACCGTCGGCCTGCTCGCCGCAGGTCTGCTCACCGCAGGTCTGAGCGTCGCGGGTCCGGTCGGTTCCGCGTCCGCTGACCCGGTCCGCAACTGCCCTGAACGGTACGTCCTCGCCGTCGACGGAACCCGCGGCTTCGAAACCCGCGACTCGATCGACCCGGCATCCCCCTTGGCGAAGATCTCCGCTCGGTTCGAGTCTCCCGGCACCGTGGTCGAACACATCCGCTACCCCGCAGTGGTTGTGCCGTTGCCCGGGACCGGCTCGCACGACGATTTCGACGGCATCGACGACGACGGCACCATCGCCTACGACAGGTCGAAGCAGATCGGGCATCAGCGACTCCGCCAGACCATCACCGTCCGACACAGCACCTGCCCCGACTCGGACCTGTTGGTGCTCGGCTACTCGCAGGGCGCCTCGATCGCGGGCGATGTTCTCGCCGAGATCGCAGCCGACGGGTCCGTTCCCCCCGAACGGATCTCGGGCGTCCTCTATTCCGACCCCCGCGACGACCGCGGCGTCGAGACCCTGTTCCCGGGTCCCGTCGCTCCCGGTGTGACGCTCGGCGGCGGCCGGAACGACTTCGGTGAGATCCACGTCGAACGAGTCTGCATCGAAGGCGACGCGATCTGCGACGGTCGCACACCCGAGGACGGCAAGGACTGGCTCCGCGAGAACGTGACGGGGTACTTCCAGCTGCACACGAAGTACCCCGACTACCAGCCCTGA
- a CDS encoding adenylate/guanylate cyclase domain-containing protein has product MDPPVTRYIQRDGAALAYQIVGEGPHPIAWFFEDMMHPDLMWTDPHFHYNFERCAHFARSLFFQRRGFGLSDPVEHVPTLEEQADDVVAVLDDAEVDRATLVGAASTCGPLALVAARHPDRVSGLVLAEPWSDTLLSDGDPPPGWTADERDRFVESYRDAYACWGQGKLTSLAHPTLDVPHNRRIMALLERCSATPRTAQKHLEWALRANYSLILPAIQCPTKVLHQPDTLFAREAGRRMAAQIPNGRFYELPPIALGATLGEVLIPVLDHVEELVSGTDHPVEADRFLGAVLFTDVVRSTDLLAEVGDNRFARLLGAHDRLVRAEVEAGGGTLVGIAGDGTLSVFDGPVAALQCAHRIIRSTSTLGFSVRSGVHVGSVTRAGPGLTGMTVHIGARIAASSGPGEVRCSQAVRELAVGGDFDFTDLGRHRLKGVPGQVQVFRATVGARPAQPALLPRPTVSDRAVLTMARRAPGMLRELARLADRRNKAVRRPR; this is encoded by the coding sequence ATGGATCCGCCCGTGACGCGGTACATCCAGCGCGACGGCGCCGCACTGGCGTATCAGATCGTGGGTGAGGGGCCACATCCGATCGCGTGGTTCTTCGAAGACATGATGCATCCGGACCTGATGTGGACCGATCCGCACTTCCACTACAACTTCGAACGTTGTGCCCACTTCGCGCGTTCGCTGTTCTTCCAGCGACGCGGATTCGGACTGTCCGATCCCGTCGAGCACGTCCCCACGCTCGAGGAGCAGGCCGACGACGTCGTCGCGGTGCTCGACGACGCCGAGGTCGATCGCGCCACGCTCGTCGGCGCAGCCAGCACCTGCGGGCCCCTTGCCCTGGTAGCCGCTCGGCACCCCGACCGCGTTTCCGGGCTGGTCCTCGCCGAACCCTGGTCCGATACCCTGCTGTCCGACGGTGATCCGCCACCGGGATGGACTGCTGACGAGCGAGACCGGTTCGTCGAGTCGTATCGGGATGCGTACGCATGCTGGGGTCAAGGGAAGCTCACGTCCCTGGCACACCCGACCCTCGATGTCCCACACAATCGACGGATCATGGCGCTGCTCGAACGCTGCTCCGCCACACCGAGAACTGCCCAGAAACATCTCGAGTGGGCTCTCCGCGCGAACTACTCCTTGATTCTGCCGGCAATCCAATGCCCGACGAAGGTGTTGCATCAGCCGGACACTCTGTTCGCTCGAGAGGCCGGCCGCAGGATGGCCGCGCAGATTCCGAACGGCCGCTTCTACGAGCTGCCACCGATCGCCCTCGGCGCAACCCTGGGTGAAGTGCTGATTCCTGTTCTCGACCACGTGGAGGAACTCGTCAGCGGCACGGACCATCCGGTCGAGGCCGATCGGTTCCTGGGCGCGGTTCTGTTCACCGATGTCGTCCGCTCCACCGACCTGCTCGCGGAGGTCGGTGACAACCGGTTCGCGAGGTTGCTGGGCGCGCACGACCGACTCGTGCGTGCGGAGGTCGAGGCCGGCGGAGGCACGCTGGTGGGCATCGCGGGCGATGGGACCCTCAGTGTCTTCGACGGTCCAGTGGCCGCACTGCAGTGCGCGCACCGGATCATCCGATCGACATCGACTCTCGGATTTTCTGTGCGCTCCGGCGTGCATGTCGGGTCGGTGACCCGCGCCGGTCCCGGGTTGACCGGAATGACGGTCCATATCGGAGCGCGGATCGCTGCCTCCTCCGGGCCTGGCGAGGTGCGATGCTCACAGGCGGTGCGCGAGCTTGCGGTCGGCGGAGATTTCGATTTCACCGACCTGGGCAGGCATCGGCTCAAAGGTGTGCCCGGTCAGGTCCAGGTGTTCAGGGCGACGGTCGGGGCCCGTCCTGCACAGCCTGCGCTGCTACCACGCCCGACCGTCTCGGACCGGGCAGTATTGACCATGGCGCGCCGGGCTCCCGGCATGCTTCGTGAGCTCGCCCGCCTCGCAGACCGTCGCAACAAGGCAGTAAGGCGTCCACGATGA
- a CDS encoding TetR/AcrR family transcriptional regulator, producing MQRGRPRDAELERRITTTVLELLAEQGYEGVTFEAVARRCQASKATLYRRWPSKRDMVLAAVKDAPAHPSAVPLRRGDTLRDDLLMLAQRLSLTMSATDSNAAFMLLHAGLEDPELCDAIEETVGPTGARLPQAVLDDAVARGELPSDAQSFAYEEVVGTVLLLRRANGLTVDDTYLEALVDTVIIPALTASAGRTDLPAGIFSGHPETSTTTTTTETP from the coding sequence GTGCAACGCGGACGTCCACGCGACGCCGAACTCGAGCGTCGGATCACCACCACCGTTCTCGAACTACTGGCCGAACAAGGCTACGAGGGCGTGACATTCGAGGCGGTCGCTCGACGTTGCCAGGCGTCGAAGGCAACGCTGTATCGACGATGGCCGTCCAAGCGCGACATGGTGCTCGCAGCAGTGAAGGACGCCCCTGCGCATCCCTCGGCAGTCCCACTCCGGCGCGGCGACACACTCCGCGACGACCTGCTGATGCTTGCGCAACGCCTCAGCCTCACCATGTCCGCAACCGACAGCAACGCCGCCTTCATGCTGCTCCACGCGGGACTCGAAGACCCGGAGTTGTGCGACGCCATCGAGGAGACCGTCGGCCCGACAGGCGCACGTCTCCCCCAGGCGGTCCTCGACGATGCCGTTGCACGAGGCGAACTCCCTTCGGACGCTCAATCATTCGCATACGAGGAGGTCGTGGGAACCGTCCTGCTCCTGCGACGAGCGAACGGTCTCACCGTCGACGACACCTACCTCGAAGCCCTCGTCGACACCGTCATCATTCCCGCGCTCACCGCGTCCGCCGGCCGAACGGACCTGCCCGCCGGGATCTTCTCCGGCCACCCCGAAACCTCCACCACGACTACGACTACGGAGACCCCGTGA
- a CDS encoding SIMPL domain-containing protein — protein MTQPPVTITVTGHAERTVAPNRCTAVLRVHADGSSRKQAAEPVTAAVATITDLVTELHKRTPNPVKRWTFDRVRHSRRRPFNREGKNRPWVYNSSASITVTFHEFDAVGAFVEQVAELEVVTVADLQWWITRKARKKRLAQVRDLAVRDALDKAKAYTTSLGLDTVRAVAIADPGMLGSQPSPVHAGGAPMMRTAMLRSDAMSAPESAEPALVFEPDRVTLTADVEARFEASP, from the coding sequence ATGACCCAGCCTCCCGTCACGATCACCGTCACCGGCCACGCCGAGCGCACCGTCGCACCCAACCGGTGCACGGCGGTGTTGCGGGTGCACGCCGACGGCTCGTCGCGCAAGCAGGCCGCCGAACCGGTGACCGCGGCCGTCGCCACCATCACCGATCTCGTCACCGAACTGCACAAGCGCACCCCGAACCCGGTGAAGCGGTGGACCTTCGATCGGGTACGCCACAGCCGGCGGCGCCCGTTCAACCGCGAAGGCAAGAACCGGCCGTGGGTGTACAACTCGTCGGCGTCGATCACCGTCACCTTCCACGAGTTCGACGCTGTGGGTGCGTTCGTCGAGCAGGTCGCCGAACTCGAGGTGGTCACCGTCGCCGATCTCCAGTGGTGGATCACCCGCAAGGCGCGAAAGAAGCGACTCGCACAGGTCCGCGACCTCGCCGTCCGCGACGCCCTCGACAAGGCGAAGGCGTACACGACGTCCTTGGGTCTCGACACCGTTCGTGCGGTGGCCATCGCCGATCCGGGCATGCTCGGCTCCCAGCCCTCACCCGTTCACGCGGGCGGCGCTCCGATGATGCGCACAGCGATGCTGCGCTCGGATGCGATGAGCGCACCCGAGTCCGCCGAACCCGCGCTGGTCTTCGAACCCGACCGCGTCACCCTCACCGCCGACGTCGAGGCGCGGTTCGAAGCGTCCCCCTAG
- a CDS encoding competence/damage-inducible protein A, which produces MSVRAGIIVTGTEVLTGRISDLNGPWLSDQLLKLGVDVAHITICGDRPADLTAQLRFLTEQGVDLIVTSGGLGPTADDLTVPTVAEYCDRELLLDPELEEHIAGVIRRFRPDTPDLDTGPTRIGIRKQAHVPAGATALPPTGTAPGVVIPAVAGERPVPTIVILPGPPGELQAMWPSAVASPAVADVLARADDLQQHTVRAYGLHEAQLAETLRRAESEIAGLERLEITTCLRHGELDMVTRVASGDADIYHRLLDVLTEHHGREIFSTDGSTIDDQLIAVLDGRTIATAESCTGGLVAARLTDRPGSSAYVMGGVVSYSNDAKSDLTDVPAEMIAEHGAVSEQVAAAMAEGARRRLKVDVAVSTTGVAGPDGGTEAKPVGTVCFGVAIEGRPTYTVTRRFPGDRERVRTLTTTAALHLVVAQLGLD; this is translated from the coding sequence GTGAGCGTGCGTGCAGGAATCATCGTGACCGGGACCGAAGTGCTGACGGGGAGGATCTCCGACCTGAACGGACCGTGGTTGTCCGACCAACTCCTGAAACTCGGCGTCGACGTCGCCCACATCACGATCTGCGGTGACCGGCCCGCCGACCTGACCGCACAGTTACGGTTCCTCACCGAGCAGGGCGTCGATCTCATCGTCACCAGCGGGGGTCTCGGTCCCACCGCCGACGACCTCACCGTCCCCACCGTCGCCGAGTACTGCGATCGCGAACTGCTGCTCGACCCCGAACTCGAAGAACACATCGCAGGTGTCATCCGCCGGTTCCGCCCGGACACCCCCGATCTCGACACCGGACCGACGCGTATCGGGATCCGGAAGCAGGCGCACGTGCCCGCCGGTGCCACCGCCCTGCCGCCCACCGGTACAGCGCCGGGCGTGGTCATCCCCGCGGTCGCCGGCGAACGGCCGGTACCGACCATCGTCATCCTGCCCGGCCCGCCCGGTGAGCTGCAGGCGATGTGGCCGAGCGCGGTCGCCTCCCCCGCGGTCGCCGACGTGTTGGCGCGAGCCGACGACCTGCAGCAGCACACCGTGCGCGCCTACGGATTGCACGAGGCACAACTCGCCGAGACGCTGCGCCGGGCCGAATCAGAGATCGCCGGCCTCGAACGCCTCGAGATCACCACCTGCCTCCGACACGGCGAACTCGACATGGTGACGCGAGTCGCCTCCGGTGACGCGGACATCTACCATCGCCTTCTCGACGTCCTCACCGAACACCATGGACGCGAGATCTTCTCGACCGACGGTTCCACCATCGACGACCAGCTGATCGCCGTCCTCGACGGCCGCACGATCGCGACTGCGGAGTCGTGCACCGGCGGACTCGTCGCCGCGCGGCTCACCGACCGTCCCGGGTCGTCGGCCTATGTCATGGGTGGCGTCGTCTCGTACTCCAACGACGCGAAGTCCGATCTGACCGACGTACCGGCCGAGATGATCGCGGAACACGGGGCGGTGAGCGAGCAGGTCGCCGCAGCCATGGCCGAGGGTGCCCGACGGCGCCTGAAGGTCGACGTCGCGGTCTCCACCACCGGGGTCGCCGGCCCCGACGGGGGAACCGAGGCCAAGCCGGTGGGCACGGTGTGCTTCGGCGTCGCGATCGAGGGACGGCCGACGTACACGGTCACCCGCCGTTTCCCCGGCGACCGCGAACGGGTCCGGACTCTGACCACCACCGCAGCACTGCATCTGGTTGTCGCACAGCTCGGTCTGGATTGA
- a CDS encoding alpha/beta fold hydrolase has protein sequence MTRCTIEDFTYRTITGDGGVKLNVAVCGQGPAVVLLHGFPQTHYMWRHVAHTLADDHTVIVPDLRGYGASDQPPADNPESYSKRTMANDIVAVAREIGFDHVGLVGHDRGALVAVRAGLDHPDAVDYLGILDVLPTMDTWAVLQGVNAKVAWHLYLMAQPAGMPEKMIAAVAPEFFGSFLDAWDPTGTTFTPEERDHYVTSSINSVDSIVADYRATAGIDLDMDLADRERGARLTMPVAVISQDWGSQLGFDASALWQAWAPDLTYQGTTSGHFMAEENPDEIAGFITELAARIPADQP, from the coding sequence GTGACCCGCTGCACCATCGAGGACTTCACCTACCGCACGATCACCGGGGACGGCGGCGTGAAGCTCAACGTCGCCGTCTGCGGGCAAGGTCCGGCCGTCGTCCTGCTGCACGGTTTCCCGCAGACCCACTACATGTGGCGCCACGTCGCCCACACACTCGCTGACGACCACACCGTGATCGTCCCCGACCTGCGCGGCTACGGCGCCAGCGACCAACCCCCGGCCGACAATCCCGAGTCGTATTCCAAGCGCACCATGGCGAACGACATCGTCGCGGTCGCCCGCGAGATCGGTTTCGACCACGTCGGGCTCGTCGGTCACGACCGCGGTGCGCTCGTCGCCGTCCGTGCGGGACTCGACCACCCCGACGCCGTCGACTACCTCGGCATCCTCGACGTCCTTCCCACGATGGACACCTGGGCCGTACTTCAGGGCGTGAACGCCAAGGTTGCCTGGCACCTCTACCTCATGGCCCAGCCCGCAGGGATGCCCGAGAAGATGATCGCCGCTGTCGCCCCGGAATTTTTCGGCTCGTTCCTCGATGCGTGGGACCCCACCGGAACCACCTTCACGCCCGAGGAGCGCGATCACTACGTCACCAGCTCGATCAACTCTGTCGACTCGATCGTGGCCGACTACCGCGCCACCGCCGGCATCGATCTCGACATGGACCTCGCCGACCGCGAACGCGGGGCTCGGCTCACCATGCCCGTCGCGGTCATCTCCCAGGACTGGGGCTCGCAACTGGGCTTCGACGCCTCGGCCCTCTGGCAGGCGTGGGCACCCGATCTCACCTACCAGGGCACCACCAGCGGCCACTTCATGGCCGAAGAGAACCCCGACGAGATCGCCGGCTTCATCACCGAGCTGGCCGCCCGCATCCCGGCCGACCAGCCCTGA